A genomic region of Deltaproteobacteria bacterium contains the following coding sequences:
- a CDS encoding phosphotransferase family protein, with protein sequence MADEIKAPKRSTRDVEQTRTHLEAWLREKLPGARIAQLGSPSGTGMSSETLLFDATWRDAGAERSGAFVARVAPDPRDVPVFPSYELAKQFRVMQLAARGGVPVPVVRWLEEDPARIGSPFFVMERVSGRVPPDIMPYPMTSWLKDASAAEQRALQNATIAAIARLHAIDPNKEGAEFLELALPGATALRRHVENQRRFYDWMRQGRSYPLIERTFAWLEAHWPADEGDARISWGDSRIGNVMYDGFAPAAVLDWEMAALGPRGLDLGWLSFMHAFFQMIAVGAKLPGMPDFLRAADVAAEYARLTSQRIDLRWYEAYAALRHGIIMARIHARSVHFGEATWPADLDATIPHRPLLEQMLSGAYWR encoded by the coding sequence ATGGCCGACGAGATCAAGGCGCCGAAGCGTTCCACACGCGACGTCGAGCAGACGCGCACGCACCTCGAGGCGTGGCTCCGCGAGAAGCTGCCCGGCGCGCGCATCGCGCAGCTCGGCAGCCCGAGCGGAACGGGCATGTCGAGCGAGACGCTGCTGTTCGACGCGACTTGGCGCGACGCGGGCGCGGAGCGCAGCGGCGCGTTCGTCGCGCGCGTGGCGCCCGATCCGCGCGACGTGCCCGTGTTCCCGAGCTACGAGCTCGCGAAGCAGTTCCGCGTGATGCAGCTCGCCGCGCGCGGTGGCGTGCCCGTGCCGGTCGTGCGCTGGCTCGAAGAAGACCCTGCGCGCATCGGTTCCCCGTTCTTCGTGATGGAGCGCGTCAGCGGGCGTGTGCCACCGGACATCATGCCGTATCCGATGACGAGCTGGCTGAAGGACGCGAGCGCGGCGGAGCAGCGCGCGCTGCAGAACGCGACGATCGCCGCCATCGCGCGCCTGCACGCGATCGACCCTAACAAGGAGGGCGCGGAGTTCCTCGAGCTCGCGCTGCCGGGCGCGACGGCGCTGCGGCGGCACGTGGAGAACCAGCGCCGCTTCTACGACTGGATGCGCCAGGGCCGCAGCTACCCGCTGATCGAGCGCACCTTCGCGTGGCTCGAAGCACACTGGCCCGCGGACGAGGGCGACGCGCGCATCAGCTGGGGCGACTCGCGCATCGGCAACGTGATGTACGACGGCTTCGCGCCGGCGGCGGTGCTCGACTGGGAGATGGCCGCGCTCGGCCCGCGTGGCCTCGATCTCGGCTGGCTCTCGTTCATGCACGCGTTCTTCCAGATGATCGCCGTCGGCGCGAAGCTGCCCGGCATGCCCGACTTCCTGCGCGCCGCGGATGTCGCCGCCGAGTACGCGCGCCTAACAAGCCAGCGCATCGACCTGCGCTGGTACGAGGCCTACGCAGCGCTGCGCCACGGCATCATCATGGCGCGCATCCACGCGCGCTCCGTGCACTTCGGCGAAGCCACCTGGCCCGCCGACCTCGACGCCACGATCCCGCACCGCCCGCTGCTCGAGCAGATGCTGAGCGGCGCGTACTGGCGCTAG
- the menD gene encoding 2-succinyl-5-enolpyruvyl-6-hydroxy-3-cyclohexene-1-carboxylic-acid synthase, whose amino-acid sequence MRAADPAATATMTAEFFRALVAGGVRHCVLSPGSRSAPLAVAALRCEPLGLRIFVQLDERSAGFFARGLAMASGAPTLLLCTSGTAAANYFPAVIEAHYGGTPLIVLSADRPPELRDCDAGQTIDQVRLYGSHVRWFHELPLPEAGAAAERVARSVANRALAHAQGANPGPVHLNWPLREPLTPPHGLAPLAPLASENVLARNDLPSPSLAEIDALAALTRREERGVIVAGPLPLQSDLADAAVRFSRASGWPVLADAASQLRFGAHVESANVAAAYELYLRDGAFARAHAPRAVLRLGSAPTSKALRVWLESHAPSDYWLIDSAARFSDVSRLATARSASDPGALLTHAADALGDRARVSRWQSAFANAERAAQAAVAHALDAEAALLEPHLARELAAALPDGALLALSNSMPVRDVDAFAPASSRRLRVLVNRGANGIDGVTSTALGASAAWPGPVALLTGDLAFLHDLGGLAAVRDARDLTIVLIENGGGGIFSFLPIAEHRESIAFERLFHTPHGLPLRKASELFGIEWERVGSWEHFRAALKTSLARGGVSVIEVPVDPAANVTAFRALARVAQDAAAEACA is encoded by the coding sequence ATGCGCGCGGCTGATCCCGCCGCCACCGCAACGATGACGGCGGAGTTCTTCCGCGCGCTCGTCGCGGGCGGCGTGCGCCACTGCGTGCTCTCGCCGGGATCGCGCAGCGCGCCGCTCGCGGTCGCCGCGCTGCGCTGCGAGCCGCTCGGGCTGCGCATCTTCGTGCAGCTCGACGAACGCTCCGCCGGATTCTTCGCGCGCGGCCTCGCGATGGCGTCCGGCGCGCCGACGCTGCTCTTGTGTACGTCCGGCACCGCGGCGGCGAACTACTTCCCCGCCGTGATCGAGGCGCACTACGGCGGCACGCCGCTGATCGTGCTCAGCGCGGATCGGCCGCCGGAACTGCGCGACTGCGACGCGGGGCAGACGATCGATCAGGTGCGGCTCTACGGGAGCCACGTTCGCTGGTTCCACGAGCTGCCGCTGCCCGAGGCGGGCGCTGCGGCCGAGCGCGTCGCGCGCAGCGTGGCCAACCGCGCACTCGCCCACGCGCAGGGCGCGAACCCGGGCCCCGTGCATCTCAACTGGCCGCTGCGCGAACCGCTCACACCGCCGCACGGACTCGCGCCACTTGCGCCGCTCGCGAGCGAAAACGTGCTCGCGCGCAACGATCTCCCGTCGCCGTCGCTCGCCGAGATCGACGCGCTCGCCGCACTCACACGGCGCGAAGAGCGCGGCGTGATCGTCGCGGGGCCCCTGCCGCTGCAGAGCGATCTCGCGGACGCGGCGGTGCGTTTTTCGCGCGCGTCGGGCTGGCCCGTGCTCGCCGACGCCGCATCACAGCTTCGCTTCGGCGCACACGTCGAGAGCGCGAACGTCGCCGCCGCCTACGAGCTGTATTTACGCGACGGCGCGTTCGCGCGCGCCCACGCACCGCGCGCGGTGCTGCGCCTCGGCAGCGCGCCCACGAGCAAGGCGCTGCGGGTTTGGCTCGAGTCGCATGCGCCGAGTGACTATTGGCTGATCGACTCCGCGGCGCGCTTCAGCGACGTGAGCCGCCTCGCGACCGCGCGCAGCGCGAGTGATCCCGGGGCGCTTCTCACCCATGCCGCGGACGCGCTCGGTGATCGCGCGCGGGTAAGCCGCTGGCAGAGCGCGTTCGCGAACGCCGAGCGCGCCGCGCAAGCCGCGGTGGCGCACGCGCTCGACGCCGAGGCTGCGCTGCTCGAGCCGCACCTCGCGCGCGAGCTCGCCGCCGCGCTGCCGGATGGCGCGCTGCTCGCCCTCTCGAACAGCATGCCGGTCCGCGACGTCGACGCGTTCGCGCCGGCCTCCTCTCGGCGCTTGCGCGTACTCGTCAACCGAGGCGCAAACGGCATCGACGGCGTGACCTCGACCGCACTCGGCGCGTCCGCTGCGTGGCCCGGCCCGGTCGCGCTGCTCACCGGCGACCTCGCGTTCCTGCACGATCTCGGCGGCCTCGCCGCGGTGCGCGACGCGCGCGATCTCACGATCGTGCTGATCGAGAACGGCGGCGGCGGAATCTTCTCCTTCCTGCCGATCGCCGAGCACCGCGAGTCCATCGCGTTCGAGCGCCTCTTCCACACGCCTCATGGCCTGCCGCTCCGAAAGGCGAGCGAGCTGTTCGGAATCGAGTGGGAGCGCGTCGGCTCGTGGGAGCACTTCCGCGCGGCGCTGAAGACGTCGCTCGCGCGCGGCGGCGTCTCGGTGATCGAAGTGCCCGTGGATCCAGCAGCGAACGTCACCGCGTTTCGCGCGCTCGCGCGCGTGGCGCAGGACGCCGCGGCGGAGGCGTGCGCGTGA
- a CDS encoding molybdopterin-dependent oxidoreductase: MPVTTHRSLCRFCHAHCAVKVRVEDGRVASVIGDKDDPLYAGFTCAKGREVPRQMEHAERLLHSQRRRADGTHEPIASAQAIREIADKLRRILDRDGPRAIAAYTGTYSFPYPPTQPMGWAFMDAIGSPMRFTSNTIDQPGKTIALAMHGSWGAGPQVFDDSDTWLLLGLNPLVAMSGGVPNTNPAKQLHQAKKRGLQLIVIDPRRTEVAEHATVHLQPKPGEDPTILAGLLRVIIAEGLHDERFIDEHVNGLEALRAAVEPFTPEYVERRAGVPAAELIRAARIFASAKRGCANAGTGPNMAGHGNVTEYLLLALITVCGRWLRAGERVPNPGALLPQFPAKAQANPPWQAHGYGEKLRVRGFTDAACGLATAALAEEILLDGPGQVKALFVLGGNPMMAWPDQKKTHAAMKKLELLVTLDIKMSATAKLAHYVVAPRVGYEVPGLSLPNETLSFFGVGFGYTQPYAMYAPKLVDPPAASDLIEDWELFYGLAQQLGLQLKLSSSFSWGPSASEGPTPLDMQRKPTTDELYELLCKGSRVPLATVKAGGRGALYPDDSIVVAEKDAGWTGKLDVGNAYLLGELAEIARESAADDARFAYRLISRRLPDIYNSSGRDIPRLTRKWTYNPAFMHPHDLAKEGLATGDTVEIASGYDRILGIVEADDSVRSGAISMPHAFGGLPEEAHEVARLGSNTGALTPVDRDYDPITGIPRMSAIPVNVRRVRGM, encoded by the coding sequence ATGCCCGTCACCACGCACCGCTCGCTCTGCCGCTTCTGCCACGCGCACTGCGCGGTAAAGGTGCGCGTCGAGGACGGGCGCGTCGCGAGCGTGATCGGCGACAAGGACGACCCGCTCTACGCCGGCTTCACGTGCGCGAAGGGGCGCGAGGTGCCGCGGCAGATGGAGCACGCAGAGCGCCTGCTGCACTCGCAGCGCCGCCGCGCGGACGGCACGCACGAGCCCATCGCGAGTGCGCAGGCGATCCGCGAGATCGCGGACAAGCTGCGCCGCATTCTCGATCGCGACGGCCCGCGCGCGATCGCGGCCTACACCGGCACCTATTCGTTCCCGTATCCGCCCACGCAGCCGATGGGCTGGGCCTTCATGGATGCGATCGGGTCGCCCATGCGCTTCACCTCGAACACGATCGACCAGCCCGGCAAGACGATCGCGCTCGCGATGCACGGCAGCTGGGGTGCGGGCCCGCAGGTATTCGACGACTCGGACACGTGGCTCTTGTTAGGGCTGAACCCGCTCGTTGCGATGAGCGGCGGCGTGCCGAACACGAATCCCGCGAAGCAGCTGCATCAGGCGAAGAAGCGGGGCCTCCAGCTGATCGTGATCGACCCGCGGCGAACGGAAGTCGCGGAGCACGCGACCGTCCATCTCCAGCCGAAGCCCGGCGAAGATCCGACCATTCTCGCGGGCCTCCTGCGCGTGATCATCGCCGAGGGCCTGCACGACGAGCGCTTCATCGATGAGCACGTGAACGGCCTCGAGGCGCTCCGCGCTGCGGTGGAGCCGTTCACGCCGGAGTACGTGGAGCGCCGCGCGGGCGTGCCGGCCGCGGAGCTGATCCGCGCGGCGCGCATCTTCGCGAGCGCGAAGCGCGGCTGCGCGAACGCGGGCACGGGCCCGAACATGGCGGGGCACGGCAACGTCACGGAGTACTTGTTACTGGCGCTGATCACCGTGTGCGGGCGCTGGCTGCGCGCGGGCGAGCGCGTGCCGAACCCCGGCGCGCTGCTGCCGCAGTTCCCGGCGAAGGCGCAGGCGAACCCGCCGTGGCAGGCGCACGGCTACGGCGAGAAGCTGCGCGTGCGCGGCTTCACCGACGCCGCGTGCGGGCTCGCGACTGCCGCGCTCGCCGAAGAGATCCTGCTCGATGGGCCGGGACAGGTGAAGGCGCTGTTCGTGCTCGGCGGCAACCCAATGATGGCGTGGCCGGATCAGAAGAAGACCCACGCGGCGATGAAGAAGCTCGAGCTGCTCGTGACGCTCGACATCAAAATGAGCGCGACCGCGAAGCTCGCGCACTACGTCGTCGCGCCGAGAGTTGGCTACGAGGTACCGGGCCTCTCGCTGCCGAACGAGACGCTGAGCTTCTTCGGCGTCGGCTTCGGCTACACGCAGCCCTACGCGATGTACGCGCCGAAGCTGGTCGACCCGCCCGCGGCCTCTGATTTGATCGAGGATTGGGAGCTGTTCTACGGCCTCGCCCAACAACTCGGGCTGCAGCTGAAGCTCTCGTCCTCGTTCTCGTGGGGCCCTTCTGCGAGTGAAGGGCCGACGCCGCTCGACATGCAACGCAAGCCGACCACGGACGAGCTCTACGAGCTGCTGTGCAAGGGATCGCGCGTGCCCCTCGCGACGGTGAAGGCTGGGGGCCGCGGCGCGCTCTATCCCGACGACTCGATCGTCGTCGCCGAGAAAGACGCGGGCTGGACGGGCAAGCTCGACGTCGGCAACGCATACCTATTAGGCGAGCTCGCCGAGATCGCGCGCGAGTCCGCCGCAGACGACGCGCGCTTCGCCTACCGCCTGATCTCGCGGCGTCTCCCCGACATCTACAACTCGAGTGGCCGCGACATCCCGCGGCTCACGCGCAAGTGGACCTACAACCCCGCCTTCATGCATCCCCACGACCTCGCGAAGGAAGGCCTCGCGACGGGCGACACGGTCGAGATCGCAAGCGGCTACGACCGCATCCTCGGCATCGTCGAAGCCGACGACAGCGTGCGCAGCGGCGCGATTTCGATGCCGCACGCGTTCGGCGGCCTACCGGAGGAAGCGCACGAGGTCGCGCGGCTCGGCAGCAACACGGGCGCCCTAACACCTGTCGACCGCGACTACGACCCGATCACGGGCATCCCGCGCATGAGCGCGATTCCGGTGAACGTGCGGAGAGTGAGGGGGATGTGA
- a CDS encoding ubiquinone/menaquinone biosynthesis methyltransferase, producing MKPVSIPTPETKRRFVQSMFDRIAPRYDLMNRLLTFGLDLRWRRTALSAIAVGPGDLVIDLACGTGDLCELAARRGARVVGVDFAREMLRRASEREVGATLVQGDALALPFASGGASALTCGFALRNFISLEPVLAECARVLRPGGRLAILEVDRPRSRFVRTGHSFYFDRVVPLIGALLSDRAAYRYLPESTSYLPPEAELLAMIERAGFTALRKRRFLFGAAQLVIAERKS from the coding sequence ATGAAGCCCGTGAGCATTCCCACGCCCGAAACGAAGCGGCGCTTCGTGCAGTCGATGTTCGATCGCATCGCTCCTCGCTACGACCTCATGAATCGCTTGCTCACGTTCGGTCTCGACCTGCGCTGGCGCCGCACCGCGCTGAGCGCGATCGCCGTCGGCCCGGGCGATCTCGTAATCGACCTCGCGTGCGGCACGGGCGATCTTTGCGAGCTGGCCGCCAGGCGCGGAGCTCGCGTCGTCGGCGTGGACTTCGCGCGCGAGATGCTGCGCCGCGCGAGCGAGCGCGAGGTCGGCGCGACGCTCGTGCAGGGCGACGCGCTCGCGCTCCCGTTCGCGAGCGGCGGCGCGAGTGCGCTCACTTGCGGCTTCGCGCTGCGCAATTTCATCTCGCTCGAACCGGTTCTCGCGGAGTGCGCACGCGTGCTTCGGCCCGGCGGTCGGCTCGCGATCCTCGAGGTCGATCGTCCGCGTTCGCGCTTCGTGCGAACGGGCCATTCGTTTTACTTCGATCGCGTCGTGCCGCTGATCGGCGCGCTGCTCTCCGACCGCGCGGCCTACCGCTACCTGCCGGAGTCCACTTCGTACCTGCCGCCCGAAGCGGAGCTACTCGCGATGATCGAGCGCGCGGGCTTCACCGCGCTGCGCAAGCGCAGGTTCCTGTTCGGAGCCGCACAGCTCGTGATCGCGGAGCGCAAGTCGTGA
- a CDS encoding isochorismate synthase, with translation MSDAGERCVDAALAAARASGLAQLVVAGRALAAHEAAFDSTHAFSAARAEERFMLERPCASVALAALGASAVVESDGADRLELASAQLREQAARTHAAPGADARWVGGFAFAHEAPREDGPWRAFGSCRFVLPRALLARDPRGARLAWSTRIEPGDPREVALAALDAARAEAEAWAHAAAHSQPPARSDASPLRLLRPARGYRRLVSEALDAIAKGEIDKLVVARAIDCRGVRAPVAHILRALRATHPRGATFALAPHASFERRGPAFLGTTPELLVRLAGGVVEAQALAGSARRGRSAARDSRARSTLFASAKERAEHEHVVASLRSALAPLCDALSEPAAPRPLAAGDVEHLETRVCGRLAPSAYASALDLAARLHPSPAVAGAPREAAARWLAANEPLERGWYAGAIGWQDARGDGELFVALRCALLRGEHARLYAGAGIVAGSQPAAEQRETRLKLRTVFHALRETSHARG, from the coding sequence GTGAGCGATGCGGGCGAACGGTGTGTCGACGCCGCGCTCGCCGCGGCGCGCGCGAGCGGCCTCGCGCAGCTCGTCGTCGCGGGCCGCGCGCTCGCGGCGCACGAAGCCGCGTTCGACTCGACGCACGCCTTCTCCGCAGCGCGCGCCGAGGAGCGCTTCATGCTCGAGCGCCCCTGCGCATCGGTCGCGCTCGCAGCGCTCGGCGCCAGCGCCGTGGTCGAGAGTGATGGCGCGGATCGGCTCGAGCTCGCGAGCGCGCAGCTGCGCGAGCAGGCGGCGCGCACTCACGCCGCGCCGGGCGCCGATGCGCGCTGGGTGGGCGGCTTCGCCTTCGCGCACGAAGCGCCACGCGAGGACGGCCCGTGGCGCGCATTCGGAAGCTGCCGCTTCGTGCTGCCGCGCGCGCTCCTCGCCCGCGACCCGCGCGGCGCGCGGCTCGCGTGGTCGACTCGCATCGAGCCCGGCGACCCGCGCGAGGTCGCGCTCGCTGCGCTCGACGCGGCGCGCGCCGAGGCCGAGGCGTGGGCTCACGCGGCGGCGCACTCGCAGCCGCCCGCTCGGAGCGACGCGAGCCCGCTGCGCTTGTTGCGGCCCGCGCGCGGCTATCGGCGACTCGTGTCGGAGGCACTCGATGCGATCGCGAAGGGCGAGATCGACAAGCTCGTCGTCGCGCGCGCGATCGATTGCCGCGGCGTGCGCGCGCCGGTCGCGCACATCCTGCGCGCGCTGCGCGCGACGCATCCCCGCGGCGCGACGTTCGCGCTCGCTCCTCACGCATCGTTCGAGCGCCGCGGGCCCGCGTTTCTCGGCACGACACCCGAGCTGCTCGTGCGCCTCGCGGGCGGCGTGGTGGAGGCGCAGGCGCTCGCAGGCTCCGCGCGGCGCGGGCGCAGCGCGGCGCGCGATTCACGCGCGCGCTCCACGCTCTTCGCCAGCGCGAAGGAACGCGCAGAGCACGAGCACGTGGTGGCGTCGCTGCGCAGCGCGCTCGCGCCCCTGTGCGACGCGCTGAGCGAGCCCGCGGCCCCGCGTCCGCTCGCCGCCGGCGACGTGGAGCATCTCGAAACGCGCGTGTGCGGGCGGCTCGCCCCGAGCGCGTACGCGAGCGCTCTCGACCTCGCCGCGCGCCTCCACCCTTCGCCCGCCGTCGCGGGCGCGCCGCGCGAAGCCGCCGCGCGCTGGCTCGCGGCGAACGAGCCGCTCGAGCGCGGCTGGTACGCGGGCGCGATCGGCTGGCAGGATGCGCGCGGCGACGGCGAGCTGTTCGTCGCGCTGCGCTGCGCGCTGCTGCGCGGAGAGCACGCGCGTCTCTACGCCGGCGCAGGCATCGTGGCCGGCTCGCAGCCGGCGGCCGAGCAGCGCGAGACGCGCCTCAAGCTGCGCACCGTGTTTCACGCGCTGCGCGAGACGTCGCATGCGCGCGGCTGA
- the menH gene encoding 2-succinyl-6-hydroxy-2,4-cyclohexadiene-1-carboxylate synthase, whose amino-acid sequence MNASAFDVEVCGVRLHVVREGQGTPVVALHGFTGACESLDGVAERLRDRHCVVRVDLVGHGASDAPRELAPYAIKACAAQLDALCDVLGIGAPHWLGYSMGGRAALAVAAFHPARVRSLVLVGASAGLVHDDERAARVRDDEALAASIERDGIAPFVERWMALPLFASQARLGAEALAAARAQRLRNRPHGLANSLRGMGSGAQPPLHDALERLAAPACFVAGAEDAKFRAIAAQLAAISPSGESSVIEAAGHAVHLDAPDAFAALALDFFARAGASAPSRALP is encoded by the coding sequence GTGAACGCCAGCGCGTTCGACGTCGAAGTGTGCGGCGTGCGCCTGCACGTCGTGCGCGAGGGCCAGGGCACGCCGGTCGTGGCGCTGCACGGCTTCACTGGTGCGTGCGAGAGCCTCGACGGCGTGGCTGAGCGCCTGCGCGATCGGCACTGCGTCGTGCGCGTCGACCTCGTCGGCCACGGCGCGAGCGATGCGCCGCGCGAGCTCGCGCCCTACGCGATCAAGGCCTGCGCCGCGCAGCTCGACGCACTCTGCGACGTGCTCGGCATCGGTGCGCCGCACTGGCTCGGCTACTCGATGGGAGGGCGAGCGGCGCTAGCGGTCGCCGCCTTCCATCCCGCGCGCGTGCGCTCGCTCGTGCTCGTCGGCGCGAGCGCGGGGCTCGTGCACGACGACGAGCGCGCGGCGCGCGTGCGGGACGACGAGGCCCTCGCCGCGTCGATCGAGCGCGACGGGATCGCCCCATTCGTGGAGCGCTGGATGGCGCTGCCGCTGTTCGCGAGCCAAGCGCGCCTCGGCGCCGAAGCGCTCGCCGCGGCGCGCGCGCAGCGGCTGCGCAATCGGCCCCACGGGCTCGCGAACAGCCTGCGCGGCATGGGCTCTGGCGCGCAGCCGCCACTGCACGACGCGCTCGAGCGCCTTGCCGCGCCGGCGTGCTTCGTTGCGGGCGCCGAGGACGCGAAGTTCCGCGCGATCGCAGCGCAGCTCGCAGCGATCTCGCCGAGCGGCGAGTCGAGCGTCATCGAAGCCGCGGGGCACGCCGTGCACCTCGATGCGCCGGACGCCTTCGCCGCACTCGCGCTCGACTTCTTCGCGCGCGCAGGCGCAAGCGCGCCGTCGCGCGCGCTTCCCTAA
- a CDS encoding MerR family transcriptional regulator, producing MRYRVEELATAAGVNVDTVRFYQRRGLLAPPTHAGRVAYYGHEHLARLREIQKLARSGFKLEQIGQLAKQPGRPRGARRGRKSATPQLLSALLTEGVGERTYTRAELAALSGISEPILGVVQRTGLLQPVAIDGEERFSESDLGMCRAALVIFSSGMPLQELLALSSEHARATETTADRAIAIFEQRARAAAESPSVPPLDLAALLRQLLPEATRLVALHFHNTLVRRALARLSDVGEARAVEDALRAATSGQLEISWR from the coding sequence ATGCGATACCGAGTAGAAGAGCTGGCGACGGCCGCGGGCGTGAACGTCGACACCGTGCGCTTCTATCAGCGCCGCGGCCTGCTCGCGCCGCCCACGCACGCTGGGCGCGTCGCTTATTACGGCCACGAGCACCTCGCGCGGCTGCGCGAGATCCAGAAGCTCGCGCGTAGCGGCTTCAAGCTCGAGCAGATCGGTCAGCTCGCGAAGCAGCCGGGCCGCCCGCGCGGCGCACGCCGCGGCCGGAAGTCCGCCACGCCGCAGCTGCTGAGCGCCCTGCTGACAGAGGGCGTCGGCGAGCGCACCTATACGCGCGCAGAGCTCGCCGCGCTGTCCGGCATCTCGGAGCCGATCCTCGGTGTGGTGCAGCGCACCGGCCTGCTGCAGCCCGTCGCGATCGACGGCGAGGAGCGCTTCAGCGAGTCCGACCTCGGCATGTGCCGCGCGGCGCTGGTGATCTTCAGCTCGGGCATGCCCCTCCAGGAGCTGCTCGCGCTCTCCAGCGAACACGCGCGCGCGACCGAAACCACCGCCGATCGCGCGATCGCGATCTTCGAGCAACGCGCGCGCGCCGCTGCGGAATCGCCGAGCGTGCCGCCGCTCGACCTCGCGGCGCTCCTCCGCCAGCTGCTGCCCGAGGCCACGCGGCTCGTCGCGCTGCACTTCCACAACACGCTCGTGCGCCGCGCGCTCGCGCGTCTCTCGGATGTCGGCGAGGCGCGCGCGGTGGAGGACGCGCTTCGGGCCGCTACCTCCGGGCAGCTCGAGATTTCGTGGCGATGA